The following coding sequences lie in one Mucilaginibacter sp. KACC 22773 genomic window:
- a CDS encoding aminotransferase class I/II-fold pyridoxal phosphate-dependent enzyme, protein MDLFDKITKSLGGPLGQHQKWSHGYFSFPKLEGEIGPHMQFNGKEHLVWSLNNYLGLANHPEVREADAKAAADYGMAYPMGARMMSGNSIHHEELENNLAAFVGKEAAFLLNYGYQGMVSIIDTLVDRNDVIVYDAESHACIIDGVRLHMGKRFVYQHNDIESCRKQLERATKLTEQTGGGILLITEGVFGMSGAQGKLKEIVDLKKDFNFRLLVDDAHGFGTMGKTGAGTHEEQDVVEGVDVYFATFAKSMAGIGAFVAADEQIVHFLRYNMRSQTFAKALPMPMVLGLKKRFELLVSQPELREKLWLISSTLQKGLKERGFNLGVTNTMVTPVFLEGNLYEATSLTRDLRENYGIFCSIVIYPVIPKGLILLRLIPTAAHSLEDVERTLNAYSEMGEKLKAGHYKENKLEIA, encoded by the coding sequence TTGGATTTATTTGATAAAATAACAAAAAGCTTGGGCGGGCCGCTGGGCCAGCACCAAAAATGGTCACATGGTTATTTTTCATTTCCCAAACTGGAGGGGGAAATTGGGCCGCATATGCAGTTCAATGGGAAAGAGCATTTGGTTTGGAGCCTTAATAACTACCTTGGCCTGGCCAACCATCCCGAAGTAAGGGAAGCCGACGCCAAAGCAGCTGCCGATTATGGTATGGCCTACCCAATGGGGGCCCGTATGATGTCGGGAAACTCCATTCATCACGAAGAACTGGAGAATAACCTGGCCGCGTTTGTAGGTAAAGAAGCCGCTTTTTTATTAAACTATGGTTATCAGGGAATGGTATCCATAATAGATACCCTGGTTGACAGGAACGATGTTATTGTTTATGATGCCGAATCGCATGCCTGCATTATTGATGGCGTTCGTTTGCACATGGGCAAACGTTTTGTTTACCAGCATAATGATATTGAAAGTTGCAGAAAACAACTGGAGCGCGCTACCAAATTAACCGAGCAAACCGGTGGTGGTATATTACTGATTACCGAAGGTGTTTTTGGTATGTCGGGTGCGCAGGGTAAACTGAAAGAGATTGTAGATCTTAAAAAAGATTTCAATTTCCGTTTATTAGTTGATGATGCACACGGTTTTGGTACCATGGGCAAAACCGGCGCAGGCACACATGAGGAGCAGGATGTTGTTGAAGGTGTAGATGTATACTTTGCTACGTTTGCCAAATCAATGGCGGGTATAGGCGCTTTTGTTGCCGCTGATGAGCAGATAGTACACTTTTTACGTTACAATATGCGTTCGCAAACATTTGCCAAGGCTTTGCCGATGCCGATGGTATTGGGTTTAAAAAAACGCTTTGAACTGTTAGTGTCGCAACCGGAATTGCGTGAAAAACTGTGGCTCATCTCGTCAACCTTACAAAAGGGTTTAAAAGAGCGCGGCTTTAACCTGGGCGTTACCAATACTATGGTTACTCCGGTATTTTTAGAGGGAAACCTTTACGAGGCCACCAGCCTAACCCGCGACCTGCGCGAAAACTACGGCATCTTCTGCTCTATAGTGATCTACCCGGTTATCCCTAAAGGATTAATATTATTAAGGCTTATCCCAACTGCCGCACACTCGCTCGAAGATGTGGAGCGCACCCTAAACGCTTACAGCGAAATGGGCGAAAAACTAAAAGCAGGACATTATAAAGAGAATAAGCTGGAGATAGCGTAA
- the ftsZ gene encoding cell division protein FtsZ: MQFEMLKEKSSIIKVIGVGGGGGNAVNHMYRQGITGVDFIICNTDAQALELSPIPNKVQLGASLTEGMGAGSIPEVGKNSAIENIDDIKQMLGVNTKMLFITAGMGGGTGTGASPIIAKAAREMDILTVGIITTPFSFEGKRRKMQADAGMEELRKYVDSFLVISNDRLRQIFGNLTMSSAFGQADDILTTAAKGIAEIITLPGYINVDFKDVRTVMKDSGVCIMGSSSAEGEGRALKAVEGALASPLLKDNEIEGARYILLNISSGLKEVTMDEVSIITDYIQEEAGLAADLIWGNCVDENLEDKLSVTIIATGFQTKDEREKEISNKKIVSMLVPENAPLVKPVNEFINPVKANTPAQPYIKHKEEPKQTGLFDMFGATEKRDDDVVKFNLHEEEQEEENEQDMAGFTFKMSEPETYSAPVQEARKPEPVPTPVPEPEPVALAGADDNKTNESIEEQLKKSRERIMRLKDLSMKLRTGNIQELENVPAYKRKEVALQDTPKSDESAISRFSLMPDNEGNTEIRRNNSFLHDNAD; encoded by the coding sequence ATGCAGTTTGAGATGTTAAAAGAAAAATCGTCAATCATCAAAGTAATTGGTGTTGGCGGTGGCGGTGGTAACGCCGTAAACCATATGTACAGGCAGGGAATTACCGGTGTCGACTTTATAATTTGTAACACCGATGCCCAGGCGCTGGAGCTTAGCCCTATACCAAACAAGGTACAATTGGGCGCCAGCCTTACCGAAGGTATGGGTGCCGGTTCGATACCTGAGGTGGGAAAAAACTCTGCAATAGAAAATATCGACGATATAAAACAAATGCTGGGCGTTAACACCAAAATGTTGTTTATTACCGCAGGTATGGGTGGTGGTACCGGTACCGGTGCAAGCCCTATTATAGCCAAAGCCGCCCGCGAAATGGACATATTAACCGTGGGCATTATAACTACGCCGTTCTCTTTTGAAGGTAAACGCCGCAAAATGCAGGCCGATGCCGGGATGGAAGAGCTGCGTAAATATGTCGATTCGTTCCTGGTGATCTCGAACGACAGGTTGCGCCAGATTTTTGGTAACCTTACCATGAGCTCGGCTTTTGGGCAGGCCGATGATATATTAACCACAGCTGCCAAAGGCATCGCCGAGATTATAACCTTACCAGGCTATATCAACGTCGACTTTAAAGATGTGCGCACCGTAATGAAAGATAGTGGCGTATGTATCATGGGCAGCAGCAGCGCCGAAGGCGAAGGCCGTGCCTTAAAGGCTGTTGAAGGCGCGTTAGCTTCGCCATTATTAAAAGACAACGAGATAGAAGGTGCCCGTTACATTTTGCTTAACATCAGCTCGGGCCTTAAAGAGGTTACCATGGATGAAGTGAGCATTATTACTGATTACATACAGGAAGAGGCCGGTTTGGCTGCCGACCTGATTTGGGGTAACTGCGTTGACGAAAACCTGGAAGATAAACTATCAGTGACTATAATAGCAACCGGTTTCCAAACCAAAGACGAGCGTGAAAAAGAGATCAGCAACAAAAAAATAGTATCGATGCTGGTACCCGAAAACGCACCGTTGGTGAAACCTGTAAATGAATTTATAAACCCGGTTAAAGCCAACACACCTGCTCAGCCATATATTAAACACAAAGAGGAGCCTAAGCAAACCGGTTTGTTTGATATGTTTGGAGCCACTGAGAAAAGGGACGACGATGTAGTTAAGTTTAACCTGCACGAAGAGGAGCAGGAAGAAGAAAACGAGCAGGATATGGCTGGCTTCACGTTTAAAATGAGTGAGCCCGAAACGTACAGTGCGCCAGTACAGGAAGCCCGCAAGCCCGAGCCTGTGCCAACTCCCGTCCCTGAGCCGGAACCGGTAGCCCTTGCAGGTGCTGATGACAATAAAACAAACGAATCGATAGAGGAACAGCTGAAAAAATCGCGCGAGCGTATCATGCGCCTTAAAGATTTGAGCATGAAACTACGTACAGGCAACATCCAGGAGCTGGAAAATGTACCTGCTTACAAACGCAAAGAAGTTGCGCTGCAGGATACCCCAAAATCTGACGAAAGCGCCATCTCCCGTTTTAGCCTGATGCCCGATAACGAAGGCAACACCGAGATAAGGAGAAATAACTCGTTTTTGCATGATAATGCTGATTAG
- a CDS encoding family 20 glycosylhydrolase — protein MRKIFILTLFAAFFISTAFKTTDAVKFNAADLRISWEVMDNNYQNKNEALTALVITNNGKNVLPAGGWKFYFNSGRGFTENAVSGNAKINQVNGDLYSITPTGSFKDLKPGESARIEYVNDDPVVNITDAPEGIYMVWDEQPEKGYSIGSFDIKPYKPSYAGLVTPEIVYDRNKTVTDIPADQLPKILPTPVSYTETGGTFIIDGKTPVAADGAFAREAAYLANGFSKVLGRPLAILASTSGAGITLKKVEGIAPEGYELKVNVKGVVINASTAAGAFYGIQSLTNLVSPAAWAKAEKSIKIPCVDVKDAPRFAHRAVMLDVARNFQTQKQVIKLIETMSLYKLNVLHLHLTDDEGWRIEIPSLPELTSVGSKRGHTLDSKNHLPASHGSGPDVNNPYGSGFYTKAEYIEILKYATDRRIIVIPEIETPGHARASIKAMDARYDRLITEGKKDEAAKYLLRDLDDKSEYRSVQYWNDNVINVSLPSTYTFVERVVDDLIAIYKEAGAPLPGIHFGGDEVPPHVWEKSPAYLTLKASHPEIQNTGDLWYYFYGRVNQILKAKGIHLAGWEEMALRKTKIDGNDTYVPNPDFTGEHLQADVWNNVLGGGQEDLAYKLANGGYKVVLTCVTNLYFDMANYKSFDEPGYYWGAFLGIDKFYSFIPYDYFKNADVDKNGTPINQNIFLGKQRLTDYGKANIIGLQGALWAETVKGPERMDYMIFPRLFGLAERAWAADPTWATEKDPIKAKQEYELAWSTFLNVLGKRELPRLSYYNGGYNYRVPKPGISLQDGKYSSNIEFPGLTIRYTTNGKDPDANSKIYTGPVDYKGGEIKFRAFDPKGRGGNVATGGEAAEGKKQGSTL, from the coding sequence ATGCGCAAAATCTTTATCCTGACGCTGTTTGCAGCATTTTTTATAAGTACAGCCTTCAAAACTACCGATGCTGTAAAATTTAATGCCGCCGATCTGCGCATCAGCTGGGAGGTTATGGATAACAATTATCAGAATAAAAATGAAGCGTTAACCGCACTGGTAATTACCAATAACGGTAAAAATGTTTTGCCGGCGGGCGGGTGGAAGTTTTACTTTAACTCGGGCCGTGGTTTTACCGAGAATGCGGTAAGCGGCAACGCTAAAATAAACCAGGTAAACGGCGATTTATACAGTATTACCCCAACCGGGAGCTTTAAAGATTTGAAACCAGGCGAATCGGCCCGGATAGAATACGTAAACGACGACCCCGTAGTAAACATTACCGATGCTCCTGAAGGCATATACATGGTTTGGGATGAACAGCCCGAAAAAGGCTACAGCATCGGTTCTTTTGATATCAAGCCGTACAAACCAAGCTACGCCGGCCTGGTAACCCCCGAAATTGTTTACGACAGGAACAAAACGGTTACCGATATTCCCGCCGATCAATTGCCTAAAATATTGCCTACGCCGGTAAGTTATACCGAAACCGGTGGTACGTTTATAATCGACGGAAAAACGCCGGTTGCTGCCGATGGAGCCTTTGCCAGGGAAGCAGCTTACCTGGCAAACGGCTTTAGCAAGGTATTGGGCAGGCCATTAGCTATTTTGGCCAGCACATCGGGTGCTGGTATCACATTAAAAAAAGTTGAGGGTATTGCTCCTGAAGGATACGAACTTAAGGTAAATGTGAAGGGTGTTGTCATTAACGCTTCTACGGCTGCCGGTGCTTTTTATGGCATCCAATCCTTAACAAACCTGGTTTCGCCCGCTGCATGGGCTAAAGCCGAAAAGAGCATCAAAATTCCTTGTGTAGATGTAAAGGATGCTCCCCGCTTTGCCCACCGCGCGGTAATGCTGGATGTAGCCCGTAATTTCCAGACTCAGAAACAAGTTATTAAACTGATTGAGACCATGAGCCTTTATAAGCTTAATGTTTTGCACCTTCACTTAACGGATGACGAGGGCTGGAGAATTGAAATCCCATCGTTACCTGAACTTACTTCAGTTGGTTCAAAACGTGGGCATACGCTGGATAGCAAAAATCATCTGCCTGCATCCCACGGTTCGGGACCCGATGTAAATAATCCATACGGCTCGGGTTTTTATACTAAGGCGGAGTACATTGAAATATTAAAATACGCCACCGACAGGCGCATCATTGTAATCCCCGAGATTGAAACGCCTGGCCATGCCCGTGCATCTATCAAAGCCATGGATGCCCGGTATGACCGGTTGATTACCGAAGGGAAAAAAGACGAGGCAGCTAAATATTTACTGCGCGATTTGGACGATAAATCTGAATACAGGTCTGTACAATATTGGAATGATAATGTGATTAACGTATCGCTGCCGTCAACATATACTTTTGTTGAAAGGGTTGTTGATGATTTGATAGCCATTTACAAAGAAGCCGGTGCGCCATTGCCTGGTATTCACTTTGGCGGCGATGAAGTGCCGCCTCATGTTTGGGAAAAATCGCCGGCCTACCTAACTTTAAAGGCCAGCCACCCCGAAATTCAAAATACCGGCGATTTATGGTATTATTTTTACGGCCGGGTAAACCAGATATTAAAAGCTAAAGGAATTCACCTGGCGGGATGGGAAGAAATGGCCCTGCGCAAAACAAAGATAGACGGTAACGACACCTATGTGCCCAATCCCGATTTTACCGGCGAGCACCTGCAGGCCGACGTATGGAACAACGTTTTAGGCGGCGGACAGGAAGACCTGGCCTACAAGCTGGCCAATGGTGGCTACAAGGTTGTGCTTACCTGTGTTACCAACTTGTACTTTGATATGGCCAACTACAAATCATTTGATGAGCCGGGCTATTACTGGGGTGCTTTTTTGGGAATCGATAAATTTTACTCCTTTATCCCATATGACTACTTTAAAAATGCCGATGTTGACAAAAACGGAACGCCCATAAACCAAAACATATTTTTAGGTAAGCAGCGCCTTACCGATTATGGTAAAGCCAATATCATTGGTTTGCAAGGCGCACTATGGGCCGAAACTGTTAAAGGTCCGGAGCGCATGGATTACATGATATTCCCCCGCCTGTTTGGCCTTGCCGAACGTGCCTGGGCGGCAGACCCGACCTGGGCTACCGAAAAAGACCCCATAAAAGCAAAACAGGAATATGAATTAGCCTGGTCGACATTTTTAAATGTGTTAGGCAAACGGGAGCTACCTCGCTTAAGTTACTACAATGGGGGCTATAATTACCGGGTACCTAAGCCAGGCATTAGCCTGCAGGATGGTAAATATTCAAGCAATATCGAATTTCCAGGCTTAACTATCCGGTACACCACCAACGGTAAAGACCCCGATGCCAACAGCAAAATATACACAGGTCCTGTTGATTATAAAGGAGGCGAAATTAAATTCCGCGCCTTTGACCCTAAGGGTAGGGGAGGCAATGTAGCTACAGGGGGCGAAGCCGCAGAAGGAAAGAAACAGGGATCGACTTTATAA
- a CDS encoding cobalamin-binding protein yields MPTDKIVSLLPSATEIICALGLQDNLVGRSHECDYPEFVKQLPVCTEANFPDGLSSAAIDVKVKELLADALSVYTVKREVIKQLTPDVVITQDQCEVCAVSLADVELALDNYLDKKARIVSLRPNSLDDIFNDIATIADTMGVPQAGAELLELLNERVDIVKHKLKFAESKPTVACIEWLEPMMVSGNWVPGLVSIAGGTPVLAQNGKHSPYVSWDDIRLQNPEIIVVMPCGFSIERTLKEIDVLMQLPGFAELKAVKNNQLYIADGNQYFNRPGPRIVDSIEILAEIIRPKQFAFGYEGEGWIKFSL; encoded by the coding sequence ATGCCAACTGATAAAATAGTATCCCTGCTTCCGTCTGCTACCGAAATAATATGTGCCCTGGGGCTTCAGGATAACCTGGTAGGCAGATCGCATGAGTGCGATTATCCCGAATTTGTAAAACAGCTGCCGGTTTGTACCGAAGCTAATTTTCCTGATGGGTTAAGCAGTGCCGCTATTGATGTAAAGGTGAAGGAACTGTTGGCCGATGCTTTATCTGTTTACACCGTTAAACGCGAAGTGATTAAACAATTGACCCCTGATGTAGTAATTACGCAGGATCAGTGCGAGGTTTGTGCGGTATCATTGGCCGATGTTGAACTGGCATTGGATAATTACCTTGATAAAAAAGCCAGGATAGTTTCTTTACGCCCCAATAGCCTTGATGATATTTTTAACGATATCGCCACTATAGCCGATACCATGGGCGTGCCACAAGCCGGTGCCGAACTGTTGGAGCTGTTGAACGAGCGGGTTGACATTGTTAAACACAAATTGAAATTTGCCGAAAGCAAACCTACTGTGGCCTGTATCGAATGGCTTGAACCCATGATGGTATCGGGCAACTGGGTGCCCGGACTTGTTAGCATTGCCGGCGGTACACCTGTACTGGCACAGAACGGTAAACATTCGCCCTACGTAAGCTGGGACGATATCCGGCTACAGAACCCCGAAATTATAGTAGTGATGCCTTGCGGTTTTTCGATAGAGCGTACGTTAAAGGAGATTGACGTTTTGATGCAGTTGCCCGGCTTTGCCGAGTTAAAGGCTGTAAAAAACAATCAGTTGTACATAGCAGATGGTAACCAGTACTTTAACCGCCCCGGCCCACGTATAGTTGACTCTATAGAAATCCTGGCCGAAATCATCCGTCCTAAACAATTTGCTTTTGGGTATGAGGGTGAGGGATGGATTAAGTTTAGCCTATAA
- a CDS encoding LysE family transporter translates to MIFLTFFIGLIANFIGYIPPGNINLALLQLTINRGMKEAMRFIIAFSCVEFFFTYFIMHAADWLSSQMHLSVIIDWVMVVLFTVMGTITWANRKKPPEPRKSEHDSIKYGILLGFLNPVQVPFWMITGTYLITHEWILTGKVALVIFSIGSAAGAFLCLFLYAEFARYMQSKFALSNRLINTGIAILFFAFAAYHIVKQVYLTFFKH, encoded by the coding sequence ATGATATTCCTTACCTTTTTTATCGGGCTTATAGCCAATTTTATTGGTTACATCCCGCCCGGTAACATCAACCTGGCACTTTTGCAACTTACTATAAACCGCGGCATGAAAGAAGCCATGCGTTTTATTATAGCTTTTTCGTGTGTAGAATTTTTCTTTACTTACTTTATTATGCACGCTGCCGACTGGTTATCAAGCCAGATGCATTTAAGCGTAATTATAGATTGGGTAATGGTTGTTTTATTTACCGTGATGGGGACAATTACCTGGGCCAATCGCAAAAAACCGCCAGAACCCCGCAAGTCAGAACATGATAGTATTAAGTACGGCATTTTACTGGGTTTTTTAAACCCCGTGCAGGTGCCGTTTTGGATGATAACCGGCACCTACCTTATTACGCACGAATGGATCCTAACCGGTAAAGTTGCTTTGGTGATATTTAGTATTGGCTCGGCAGCCGGTGCTTTTTTATGCCTCTTTTTATATGCAGAGTTTGCCAGGTACATGCAAAGCAAATTTGCCCTTAGCAACCGGTTAATCAATACTGGCATAGCCATACTATTTTTCGCATTTGCTGCATATCATATTGTGAAACAGGTTTATCTGACTTTTTTTAAGCACTAA